Genomic segment of Camelus bactrianus isolate YW-2024 breed Bactrian camel chromosome 33, ASM4877302v1, whole genome shotgun sequence:
ggatGTGTGATTTCAACTCCCTTAGTCATCATGGCCACAGTCCTCAGACTACCTAAGGAGCTAATGGTCCTTGAAAAGTGATATCCACTGAATAAATTACATTCAAATGGAAGCAGTCTAATCGTTAGAGTGCAAATGAgttttttagaatttttcttattctaaacaCTAAAATGCAGCTAATGCAGACAAGGTGGTCACATTCACTTTTTAAGTAGCTGTACTATTTACTTATAGTGACTCTACTGTCATCAAAAATTCTTAATTCTCTGCAGTTAACCAGTCTACCTCACACTTCATTTTTGCAGAAGTATGAATATTACACTATCCATGTACATTTTAATCTCATTAAATGTGTTCATCATTCCAGCCTCTAGAGGTCTTTGTGAAGAAACATGATTCTTTCATCCATTAAATTAACTCTTCTCACAACTTCACCTCATCTGCAAATctgattaaaactttttttggtaCTCTTCTTCACGTCACTGAACAAAGACAAAACTCCTAAATCACATAGCTTAATTCCCAGCTGCCTAAGGTATGCATCTCTAAGACAGAATCCTATACTTAAGAGTAGAGTAATCTGGACGTTATGCACTGATGGCTGGAATGATGATGTCCCAGGCCAAGGAACCACCAATGAAGTGTGTTTCTGTTCTCCAAGAGAGCTGGATTCCTGCACCAAAGGGAAATGGTGGATACAGGCAAATTCAAAGGATGATTAAAAACTAGGACTCATATTGAAGGTAGGAAAGAGCTATACAttccaggagaaaagaaacagcatTGCTTTCCTTAAAATGATGActctaatacaaaataaaaagtaagttcAACTCCCCACGTTGGAGCCACACTCTACTAGACTTTGTACAGAAAAGCCATAGCCTAAGTGATGGCCTCCAAAGACAGGCAATGTGAGACTTCAGGTTAATTATTGTTCATCCTTACTGAATCTGATACGACTAGGCTAACGGGCATCTCttaccctcaccctcaccctcacctctCACCCTAAACCTAGTGCatccattctctctgtctctctctctctctctctctctcacctacAAGTGGTCCTTCACTATAATTACTGCACCCCTCACAGCTCTGTTGTGATCTTGATAGTCTCAGTATCACAATATAAtggctttggaaaagaaaaaacccttCCCTTGGAAGTTTAAAGATACCTCTCTTCCTGCCCACCAGGATTTTGAATCAATTAACATCTCTTTTCAAACAGAACCTTAACTCGCTCTCTATTTATCAAGCACTTTCAAAATCTGTATCATCAAGATATTCTCTTGTTTGTTGTTCATTTGCCCTCCCTCTTCTGTCAAATCCTGTTCCTctaatacatgtaaattttacAAAGATTATACTGACTTTCAGAAAATCTTACCGTTTGATAATCTCCAAAAATGCCTCAAATATTTTCAAGTACAAAATATACATTTTGTAAATAATGATGAATTTTGTCtctggaagagagaaggaaattacATGGAGCCCATGACAATTTTCCATCTGGTtcactttttcttcctccctgtgAAAATCTTTGTCAGGATTGCAGCCTTTCCCCAACCACCCTCCTCAGTGCATTCTTCACATCCTTGTTCCTCAAGCTGTAAATCAAGGGATTCAGCATGGGGATCACCGTGGTGTAGAACACAGAGGACACTTTCTCCTGCTCCATATTATTGCCAGAAGGGGGCTTGAAATACATGAATGTTATAGACCCCAAAAAGATCCCCACAGCCACAAGGTGGGAGCTACAAGTGCCACAGGCTTTGGATCGTCCCTCAGCAGAGCGAATACGGAGGATACTAGAGAGGATGAACACATAAGAGATGAGTACAGCCAGTGTTGGTGCTAAGGTGTTAACTCCCCCAATGATAAACAACAGAATCTCATTAATGTGGGTGCTGGAGCAAGAGAAGGTCAACAAAGGGGAGAATATCACAAAAATAATGACTGACAGTATGAGACCCACAGAAGGACAACATTGACATCCGGGTGGTATGAACTGTGGCCCCAAACAACCCCAGTGAATACACCACAGCCGTCATCATGGAACAGACCCTGTGGGACATGATAACATTGTAAAGCAGTGGGCTACAGATCGCAACATAGCGGTCATATGCCATGGTAGTCAGAAGGTAGCCTTCTGCAATCACAAAAAtaaggaagaagtaaagctgAGTCATGCATCCCAGAAAGGAGACAATGTTCTTCTCTGACACAAAGTTCACCAGCATCTTTGGGGTAGTGACGGAGGAGTAACAGAGATCAATGAATGATAAATGACTGAGAAAATAATACATTGGGGAGTGAAGCTGAGAACTGTTGGCAATTAAGAGGATCATGCCCAGGTTCCCCACCACTGTGACCACATATATTCCCAGGAACAGGAGGAAGAGTGGCAACTGAAGCTCTGGGCGCTTTGTCAGTCCTTCAAGGATAAACCCAGGCACTGAGGAATAATTTAAAGTAGACATTTCTTACAAGATATTATCTGtagaaagaaataagagaaaataggTGCGTCAGAGTTATTTCCTGATTCCCAAAGCAGAATGGCATGTCCTGTCCTGATTGGTTCCATCTCTCATCTGTCCCCATGACTTGATCCTTCCCAGAGACCTCTTAAAAGCTCAAGGACAAAGACCAGGAGTGTAGCTCAGAGCCTTGGTTCCACCCAACGCTCAATGCTCCTGTATAAGTCAGAGCCCTTTCACTGCACTCCCAAACTTACGCTGCTGACTActtcactttggaaaaaaaagcacaaaatttcAGGACCTAATTAGTCTTTCATTACCATCACGAAACGATgattccccttcccccaccacttgTCTGAGTATATACCAACAGAACCTTCAAACTGGGTTGAAACATGGTttccaattttataaaaatgaaataaaagtcatccattTTAATTCCTCAACCCATCTACATGAGTCAACAtaattaatattctttaaaactGGGAATTTAGAAACATAAAAGACTTCTTTCAAGAGACCATGAGTaccaaaagaaattaagaaatggcTTTAATCAATGCAGACCCTCATTCTCCCATTTCTGTCCTTTGAAGGGAAAACTTTAATAAGCCAGGAAATTCTTCTTTTCAATGTATATGTGCTTGACAGAAATGTGGTGTCAAAGGTTGTTCTTAGATTCTATTTTAAACCTTTCTTGTTTAAGAAACAGCAAAGAAGTAAGACTGGGTTTCAAATGTTTTACCTGAACCATCAGTAACTCactgtttccttccctctttccttccatccatcaTTAGAGGCCAAATTCTCACTGACCTTTCTCCCTCAAAGCTGTTAGATCAGAACCTGCATATTTTCTCTTAGtgccatgtctttttttttctcttaaataattttaacaaacCTGAAGATCACAGTGAAGGCAGGATTTTAAAAGAGGAGGGGAGACGGGACAAAGCTGTTAAAGAAAGCTGAGGACAGCAAGAAGAGAAGTTtaacagcaaaacaaaagaagccttcagaaaactattttaaaaatagaaggaaaaaaatcctcaaattgCATAGTTATCTAGGCCTTCAGAAAATCTGCACTTACGAAAATGCAGAtacatacacaaaatagctcATGGGCAAAAAATGATTGCCCTGAATCACCAAAAgaacatttatttatctttagctCAAAAAGTCAGGGGAGCATGAAATACAATATTTAAATTTCCTATCGAAGTAATTCAGAAAATGAAGCACTTTAAATTTACGCAAGAATAAAATGGTATTTACACGTGTGAAATTTCACTGGGAATGAAATGTTATACCAAACTAAATGAAAGTAAGCAACTTCTACTTACATAGGTAATATGCTTCTCTGTTGGGAGAAAAAGACCCTACTTTGTTTCCTTCCCAATTTTTCTCCCCCATCGCTAGTGTCCTACAATGCTACTGTTTTTTAAAGTTGTATAATACAACCAACAGAGAGCACAGAAAGGTGCCAGCTCCCACCTTTGGGAAGCACAATGGAAGTAGCATCATCAGCTACTCCAGGATGTAAGAATACTGCTCACCAAATCCTTCATCAGGTTACCCAGAAAACATCCAGAATTAAAACTGTAAATGTGTATACGTgcgtgtgcatatatatgtatatgtctgtgtgtatgtgtctgtgtgcctaGTTAAAATCTTTGAAAAGTTTTGCTTCTTTAAGTTAACAGAGATATGCAAATCTAAGACAACCCTCCTTGCTTAATGCctacatttttaaacataaatctaGGGAAGATATTAATCTGTTATTTTCTCTCCTAGAAAGATAACCTCCACTAATAACATTTTCCTAAACTAATCTGTTATAGGATCTAGAATACAGAGCTAGGATTATTGAAGAAAtcctatttttattatcttttctacAGTGTAACTTCAtttgagagaaaataataaaattggttAGATATCTGAATCTGAAATATCATTGGGAATGGAGCTACATGTCCCTTTGGGTTCTGACAGAGTGGGTATTTTTGTCAAGAAAGTTGAATTCAAAAAGTTCAATCTTCTGGGTAGAGAATAAAGTTTGATTTTTCATGGGATTCAAATACTATGAGAAGGAGATAATCCTCTCCAAAGCAAATGTTACAAAATATCTGTATAAATTACATCAGAAGAAAATCCTTGTTAATTTAAAATCGTATACCCTACGACTGTATAATGACGCAGAGTCAGAAGAATGGGCAAAAACACTTGCAGAGTCTGTATGACTAGAGCAAGTTATTTACTCTGAATCTTTGTGTCCTTAACCATAAAAAGGGGAGCTATGAAGATAAAGAGATCTGTCCTGAGCTTTGAAAACTTTAAACCACTATGTAATTACCAGTtgccattttttattatttcttacattttaaaaatgagattactTTGTATTACGTCAAAGCTCTGAAGCAGCAGGCACCCTTCCCCAGGGGGCGTGGATGGAGAAGTGGATGAGTGTTCTGAGAAAAGCAGTGTTTGTTTCTGCATCTGTAGCATCAAGAAGAGCACTCTCTTTAaccccaaaaagcaaaa
This window contains:
- the LOC105074147 gene encoding LOW QUALITY PROTEIN: olfactory receptor 8D2 (The sequence of the model RefSeq protein was modified relative to this genomic sequence to represent the inferred CDS: deleted 1 base in 1 codon) gives rise to the protein MSTLNYSSVPGFILEGLTKRPELQLPLFLLFLGIYVVTVVGNLGMILLIANSSQLHSPMYYFLSHLSFIDLCYSSVTTPKMLVNFVSEKNIVSFLGCMTQLYFFLIFVIAEGYLLTTMAYDRYVAICSPLLYNVIMSHRVCSMMTAVVYSLGLFGATVHTTRMSMLSFCGSHTVSHYFCDILPFVDLSCSSTHINEILLFIIGGVNTLAPTLAVLISYVFILSSILRIRSAEGRSKACGTCSSHLVAVGIFLGSITFMYFKPPSGNNMEQEKVSSVFYTTVIPMLNPLIYSLRNKDVKNALRRVVGERLQS